The following is a genomic window from Micromonospora cathayae.
CTAAGCGGTACGGGCTGTGGCCGCGCAAGGGGGACCTGGCGGTGGGCTTCGACGCGGACGTCGTCCTGGTCGACCCGGACCGCACCTGGACGGTGACGGCGGAGGCGAGCGAGTCCACCCAGGAGTACACCCCGTTCGAGGGTTTCGAGCTGACCGCCCGGGTGGACGACGTGTGGCTGCGCGGGCAGCGCATCCTGCGCGACGGCGCGGTGGTCGGCACCCCGCGCGGCGAGTACCTGCGCCGTCCGGTCGGCCGGTAGGTCCCACCTCGCCGGCCCGGCTGCCGGACGCTGCGCGTCGGACACCCGCCGAGGTCTGGGCACGTGCCGGGACCACCAGTCCCCGTCGGCGAGGTGACCGACCACCTCAGGTCACGCTCCGACCATGCCGTCACGAGTGACGAGCCGCAGTCACGGTGGGTAGCGTCATGCCGAAAACCGCATCGCGCCTCGTGTCCCTTGCTCTGCACCCAGATCCGCGCCAACCATGCTGGGCAGGCTTCATGCCGGATCGACGGACCTGGGCACGGAGAGCGTCCGGTCACCGAACGTGCCTGGCGCGCAAAAGGGTGCAGAGCAAAGGACGCGGCGGAACCGGCGGCGGTCGGGCGTTGCCACGACCGGCCCGGCTGTCCGGCGGGCCGGCCTGTTCAGGTGTCCGCCGCGCCCGCCGGTTCAGCTGCCCGGCATGCCAGCCGGCCCAACTGTCCGGCATGCCGGCCGGTTCAGGAGGTGGCGTGCCGGCCGGTTCAGGAGGTGGCGTGCCGGCCGGTTCAGGAGGTGGCGTGCCGGCCGGTTCAGGAGGTGGCGTGCCGGCCGGCGAGGTAGCCGAGACCGAGGGCGGCGAGCAGGCCGTTGCCGGCGAGGTAGCCGTCCGCCCCGTGACCGGAGATGCCCACCGCCGCGCCGCCGGCCGCGTACAGTCCCGGCACCGGCTGCCCGCCGCGCAGCACCCGGGCGTGCCGGTCCACCCGCAGGCCACCCTGGGTGTGGAAGAGCGCGCCGGTGACCCGGACCGCCGCGTACGGCGGACGCAACGGCCCGCCCCAGGTGGTCCGGCCGAACGCGTCCGGCGCGGCCCCGGTGGCCGCCGCGTCCGCGTCGGCCAGGGTGGCCGCCAAGACGTCGGCCGGCGCGCCCAGCACGGTCGCCAGCGCCTCGACGTCGTCGGCCCAGCGGACCGCCCCAGCGGCCAGCACGTCCTGGTAGTCCTTGAACGCCCGGCAGGCGTCGTGGACGCGCCGGTCGTAGACCACCCAGGCCCGCCCGCCCGGCCGGGACAGCACCGGGACGGCGTACTCGGAGTAGCCGACCGTCTCGTCACCGAACCGCCGCCCGGTGACGTCGACGAGGAACCCGCCGTGCATGACCGTCGCCCAGGTGAGCAGGATGGCGTCCGGCACGGCCAGCGAGCCGTGCCCCTGGTAGGCGTCGAGGTGACCGGTGTCCAGCCCGAGCCGCTCGGCCAGCCGCAGCGCGTCCCCCCGGGACGCCTCCCCACCGTGGTAGACGCCGTCGGCGATCTCCGGCAGGTACCGGCGGACCAGCTCGGCGTCGGCGGCGAACCCGTTGGTGGCGAGCACCACCACCGGCGTGGACAGCTCCTCCCGGCTGCCGTCCGGGCGTTCCAGCACCGCGCCCCGGACCGCGCCGGCGTCGTCGGTGCGCACGTCGACCAGCCGGGCCGGGACGACCAGGTGCAGGTCGTCCCGGTCGGCGGCGGCGTCGAGCAGGGCGCGGTGCAGGGTCGCGCCGGACCGGTCGGGCACGCTGTGGCAGCGCAGCGCGGAATGGCCCGGGTACCGGAAGTCGGTGACCAGGTCGAGGGGTACCCCGCAGTCGTCGGCCAGCCAGGTCACCAGCTCGGGGGCGACCGTGGTGAGCGCGCCGGCCACCACCGGGTCGGCGGTGTCGTGGGTCTTGGCCCGGATGTCGGCGAGGAAGCGGCCGGGTGAGTCCTCGACACCGGCCGCCCGCTGCCAGCGGCTGCCGGCGGCCGGGATCATCGAGGTGCTCATCGCGGTGTTGCTGCCCTGCCGGAACGTCTCCCGGGCCTCGGCGAGCACGACGGTGCGGCCGGGTCGGGCGGCGGCCAGCGCGGCGGCAAGCCCGGCCGCGCCGGCCCCGGCGACGAGCACGTCGCAGTCGGTCATGACCCGGCCGTCCCCGGCGGCACGCTGGTGTCCAGGCCGTAGAAGCGGGCCGCGTTGCGCCAGAGGATCTTCTCCCGCGCCGCCGCGTCCAGGAAGTCGGCGGTACGGATCCAGTTCGCCGCGCCGCCCGGGTGGTCCCAGGCGAACGGGTGGTCGGTGCCGATGGTGAGCTGGTCCACCCCGACCCGTTCGATCACCAGTTCCAGGGCGCGTACGTCGTGGACGAGCACGTCGTAGAACAGGTTGCCGGCGGCGAGGTACTCGCTGGGCGGGCGGGCCATGGTCCGCTGCGCCGAGGAGATCATGTGCCAGCGGTGGTCGAACCGGCCCAGCGAGTGGATCGCGATGCCGCCGCCGTGGGTGAAGCACATCCGGAAGTCGGGGTGCCGGTCCAACAGCCCGGAGTGGATCACCGTCATCAGCCCGATGCTCGCCTCGACGGGCGCAGCGAACGAACTCTCGAAGTAGTACCGGCCGAGCCGGTCCCCCGCGCCGAGCTTGTCGAAGAACGCCGGGTGCACGTTGGCGGTCACCCCGGCCTCGGCCATCGCCTCCAGCACCGGCAGGATCTGCGGGTCGTCGAGGTTGCGGCCGTTGACCGCCGGGGTGAGCACGAAGTGCCGCAGCCCCAACTCCTTGACCGCGTGGTCGAGGACGGCCAGGGCGGCGTCCCGGTCCTGCAACGGCAGCTGCGCCAGCCCCCGGTAGGTGTCCGGGGCGGCGGCCTCCAGCTCGGCCAGCTCGGTGTTGAGTTCCCGGCAGAAGGCCGCGCCCCGGGCCGCGTCCAGGTGGTAGTTGAACAGGAAACCGGCCACCTGGACGGCCTCGAAGCCGATGCCCTGCTGCTGGGCGCGGGCGGCGAGCCGGGCCGTCGGGTCGGCCAGGTCCACCTCGGGCGGGGCGAAGTTGAGCACGGTACGCCCCAGCGCGAACGCCCGCCGGCCGTCGGCCTCGGTGACCGGCCGCCAGCCGTACCAGTCCCGACCGGCCCGACCGGCGGCGAGCAGCCCGCGGGGCCAGAAGTGGGTGTGCGTGTCGATCGCCGGAACCCCGGCGGTGTCGATGGCCGGGGTGCCGGCGGGGGCGATGGCCGGGGCCCCGGCGGAGGAGGCGTCGCCGGGGCCCGGAGCTGAGGTGACGGTCATGCCGTCTTCACGATCTTCCCGTCCTGGACCAGGATCTCGCCGTCCACCTCCACGGTCGGGGTGAGCAGCAGCAGGTCGACGTGGATCGGGGCCTTGACCGTGCCGCCGACCACGCTGTTGCCGAGGGCGAAGTGGACCGTGCCGACCTGCTTCTTGTCCTCGGTGATGTTGCCGAGGAAGCGGGCCGCCGGGTTGGTGCCGATGGAGATCTCGCCGAGGTTGTCGCCGTTCTCCACCCCGTCGATCATGCGGCGCAGGTCGTCGGCCTGGTCACCGCCCTCGATCTTGACCGCGCGTCCCTGGTCGAAGTGGACCCGGATCGGTTCGCGCAGCTTGCCGAGCTGGTGCGCGGAACCGTCGGCGACCAGGACGCCCTGCCCGGTGCCGGTGGCCGGGGCGCTCCACGCCTCGCCGCTGGGGTAGCTGGAGATCTGGCCGGGCTCGCGGGCGAAGGACGCGCCCACCCCGCAGGTGACCCCCTCCAGGCTGGCGGTGAGGTCGGAACCCTGCTGCGAGGTGACCCGGATCCGGGAGCCGGCGGTGATCGCGTCGGCCAGCGGCTTGGTGATCCGGTACACCTCCTCGTAGTCGGCGATGCCCGCGCCGCCGGTCAGCTCGGCCCGGGTCACCCCGGTCATCACGATCGCCCGCGCGCCCCGGTTGAGGGCCTGCTTCAGTTCGGGGGTGAAGCTCAGCGCGGTCGAGGTCGGCGAGATGATCACGTCCGCGCCGGCCAGCGCGGCGGCCACGATCCGGTTGGCCGGTTCGCCGGCCCTGGCACGGGCGGGCTGGACCAGCAGGGTGCCCTCGGCCCCGGCGGCGGCGACCGCCGCGAGGAGCGCGTCGACGACCGCGTGGTCGGAGTTGTGGTCGGCGGCGATGGCGACCAGTTCCCCGGGCCGGACGGCCAGGGAGGTGTTGACGATGGTGTCGGCGGCCTTGGCGACTCCGATGGCGGCCCAGTCGGTCATCAGTGGTCCTCTCGCAGCAGGGTGGCGCCGGCCTTGGTGGTCCAGCCGCGCTGGAAGCTGTACGCCTCGACGATCTCCAGGGGCTGGAAGCCGTCGAGGTCCTCGTTGATCGCGTCGGTGAAGATCTCCACGCCGCCGGTGCCCTTCCAGGCGTCGATGGTGGTGGCCCGGTCCAGGTCGAGGGCGAACAGTTGCCGCTGGTCGGGCACCTGCGGGCTGGGCGACGGGATGTGCCGGTAGGTGTAGACGCGGTGCCCGTGCGAGGGCACCGCGTCGTCGTCGATCTTCTCGGTGAGCTGGATGTCCACGTTGAAGATCCGCCGGCCGAACCGGTCGACGGTGCCGCGCATCCGGGTGCCGGGGCCGACCGGCCCGAACGCCGGGTTCGCCGGCTGGATCTTGGTCTTGTGGATGACGCCCTGCTTCTTGGCGAAGCCCATGAAGTGGCCGAAGACCACCGACCAGTCCTCGCTGACGTAGATGTAGGCGCTGAACCGGCCGGGCTGTCCCTGGTAGGTGCAGTACAGGCCGAGAATGCCCTCCTGGTACTGCGACCACTGCGGTTCGGTCCACGCCTGGTCGGGGTGACTGTCGCTGACCTTGACCATGTCGGCGACGTAGGCGTAGGCCAGGGCGTCCGGGTGCAGGTCGAGGCCGTCGGGCAGGTAGGCGCGGGCCTTGTCCGGGTCGACCCGGTAGACGACCTGGATGGCGTCGGCGCTGATGTGGTGCGGGGGGTCGTCGACGAGCGCCGCCCGGCCGGACGGGGACAGGGGATTGCCGAACCCTCGGAGCGTGGCCATCGCATTCCTTCCACTCAGCGAAACGGCGTTCCACAAAACGTAGGCGGGTCCGTCGAACCGTGTCAAGGGGCCGGACGGCCGCCGTGACCAGCGGATCCGTCCACGCTCAGCCGGCCCGGCCGACCGCCCGCCGGGCCCCGTCGAGGAACGCGGTGGCGTTCTCCCGGACCACCATGTCCTTCTCCCGACTGGTCAGGAAGGGCTGGTCGGCGATCCAGCGCACCGCCCCGACCTCGGGGATGTCCCCGCCGTACGGGTGGTCGGTACCGATCACCACCCGGTCCGAGCCGACCCGCTCGACCAGCAGTTGCAGGGCCCGCTCGTCGTGCACCAGGCAGTCGTAGTGGAACCGGCGCAGGTACCGGTCCGGCGCCTCGGCCAGCAGGCCACTGTCGCGTCCCTGCAGGTAGCGCAGGTTGAGCCGGCCGATCCCGTACGGCAGCCAGCCGCCCCCGTGCGAGCAGCAGATCCGGGCGTCCGGGTGCCGGTCCAGCAGCCCCGAGTAGATCAGCGAGGCCAGCGCCAGCCCGGCCTCCAGGGGTACGCCCACCGAGTTGTCGAACATGTGCCGGCAGGTGCGCTCCCGCCCGGCCCGGGTGTACCAGTTGGCGTGGATGACGATCGCCGCCCCGGCGGCGAGCACCTGCTCGAGGATGCCGACCACCTTCGGGTCGTCCAGGTTGGCGTCCTCGACGTTGGTGCCGATGCTGAACGCGTACAGGCCGAGGTCCTTGACCGCGTGGTCGAGCACCCGCAGCGACGCGTCGTGGTCCTGCAACGGCAGCAGGCCGAGGCCGGTGAAGGTGCCGTCGGAGGAGGCCTGCGCGTCGGCCAGGTCCGCGTTGACGTCCCGGCAGTACGCCTCGGCCTCGGCGGGCGGGAGTTCGTACCCCCAGAGGAAGACCGGGACCATGGCCGCCTCGCGGACGATGCCCTCGGCGGCCCGGCGTTCCCGGCGGGCGACCAGGTCGGTGGAGTATATGTCGACGGGGGCCGGGGCGTCCCGGTCCCCGGCCACGATCCGGGGTGTGGCGGCGGTGAGGTCGGCGTCCCAGGCGTGCCAGCGCCGGCCCGCCCGGACGGCCGACGCGAACTCCCGGGGCCACCAGTGACTGTGCAGATCCACGGCCCGACCAGGTCGATGCATGACGCGCACCCCTCTTGTTCCGGTTGATGAAACGGTGTTTCATAAGGTAGCGCAGCCGACGGGGGCGGGACAGGCCGACCGACTCAGGACGTGACAGATGGATCTGACATACGGAAGCGACGTGATGGTGGCGCTCCTCCAGCGCCTCGGCATCCGGTACGTGGCGGCGAACCCCGGCGCCTCGTTCCGGGGCCTGCACGACTCCCTGACCACCAGCGGCAGCCCTGAGCTGATCTCGGCGCTGCACGAGGGCGTCGCCGTGGCCATCGCCCACGGCTACGCCAAGGCGTCCGGCGAGGTGATGGCCGCCGCCGTGCACAACCTGGTCGGCCTCCAACAGGCCGTGATGGCGACCTTCAACGCGTACGCCGACCACGCGCCGGTGCTGGTGCTCGGCGGCTCAGGGCCGGCCGACCAGGCCCGCCGCCGCCCGTGGATCGACTGGGTACACACCGCCAACCTGCAGGGGCAGGCCGTCCGGGACGTGGTCAAGTGGGACACCGAACCCACCTCGGTGGCCGCCCTGCCCGACCTGATGCTCCGCGCCCACCAGCTCGCCGTGGCCCAACCGCCCGGCCCCACCTACGTCGCCCTCGACGCGCTGATGCAGGAGTCCCCCGCCCCCGAGATCGACCTCGGCGACTGGGGACCGGCCCCGCTCGCCCCGCCGACCGCCCCGCTGGACCGCATCGAGGCCGTCGCCGACCTGCTCGTCGCGGCCGAGTCCCCGGTCATCCTCGCCGACTTCGTCGGCCGGAGCCGGGCCGGCTTCGACGCGCTGCGCCGGCTCGCCGAGACCCTCGCCGTACCCGTGGTGGACCTCGGCAGCCGGCACAACTTCCCCACCGGGCACTGGGCCGACTGCACCCAGGACCGGGCCGGCCGGCTCGCCGACGCCGACCTGATCCTCGCGCTGGACTGCCGGGACGTGCGCTGGGCGACGTCCCAGGTGGACAACGACCGGCGCGGCTACCGGATGCTCACCCGGCCCGGCACGAAACTCGCCGTGATCACCCTCAACGACCTGAAACACAACGGCTTCCTCGACCTGGAACCGCCGATCCGGGCCGACGAGTACCTGGTCGCCGACACCGCCGTGGCGCTGCCCGTCCTCGCCGACCTGGTCGCCGAGCGGGTCGGCCGCCGGGCCGACGCCGTCGCCGCCCGCCGGGAATGGCTGACCGGCCACACCGCCGCGCTGCGCGCCGCCGAAGGACCACCGCCCGAGTCCCCGCACGGCGGCATCACCGAGGGCGTCCTCTCCGCCGCCACCTACGACGCGGTCCGCGACGGCCCCTGGCAGATCGGCTTCACCATGTTCCGGGGCTGGCCCCGGCGCACCTGGGACATGGTCGACTACAACTGCCACCTGGGCGGCTCCGGCGCGGGCGGCCTCGGCTTCGGCATCGGCGGCTCGATCGGCGCGGCCCTGCACCACCGCGACGACGACACCGTGGTGGTCGACCTGCAACCCGACGGCGACCTGCTCTACACCCCGCAGGCGCTCTGGACCGCCGCCCACCACGGGCTCCCGCTGCTGGTCGTGGTGGTCGACAACCGCAGCTACGGCGCGGACTGGCTGCACCAGCGCCGGGTCGTGCAGAAGCGCGGCGGCGACCTGGACCGGGCCCGGCACGGCATGGACCTGACCGGGCCGAACGTCGACCACGCCGGAATGGCCCGCGCCCAGGGCGTCGAGGCGTTCACCGTCACCGACCGCGACGCGTTGGCGCCCACCCTCGCCGAGGCGGTCAAGGGCGTCCGCGAGGGACGTCCCGTCCTGGTCGACGTGGTCGTCGACCTGCCGGAGGTGTGATCCGATGCCGGTGCACGCCCCGGTCGGCTTCGCCGACGTCCTCGCCGCCGAACCACCCGTGTACACCGCCGGAGTCTGGGACGGGCTCAGCGCCACCCTGGCCGCCACCGCCGGGTTCCGCTGCCTGTTCGTCTCCGGGTTCGCCGTGTCCGCCTCGCTCGGCCTGCCCGACGCCGACCTCTACACCCGCGCCGACATGACCCGCGCGGTCGCCGTCGCCGCCCGGGCCAGCGGCCTGCCGGTCATCGCCGACCTGGACACCGGCTGGGGCAACGCGGTCAACGCGTACCACGCCGCCCGCGACTTCGAGCAGGCCGGCGCGGCGGCGCTGATGCTGGAGGACCAGATCTCCCCCAAACCGGGGCCGCTGAGCGAACAGGCCGGGGTCAGCCTGGTGCCCCGGGACGAGGCGGCGGCGAAGGTACGCGCCTGCGTCGACGCCCGCACCCGGGCCGCCGTGGTCGCCCGGACCAACGCCGACACCGTCGACGAGGTGCTGCGGCGCGCCGAGGCGTACGCGGCGGCCGGGGCGGACGTGGTCTTCCCGATGCGCCACGACGAGACGTTCCCGTTCGAGGCGTGGGCCGCCACCCGGGACGCCTGCGGCCGACCACTGGCCGCCGCGGTCGCCCCCGGCAGCTGGCTGGAACGGGAACTCACCCCCGCCATCGCCCGGGAACTCGGCATCGCCGTGGTCATCTACGGCCTCCAGGGGGTGCTCGCCACCGCCCGCGCGCTCACCGACGCGTACACCGACCTGCTCGGTCCGGAACCCGGCGTGGTCGCCGCCCGGGGCGTACCGCTGCGCGCGTTCACGCAGCTCATCGGCTACGACGAGGTGACCCGGCTCCGCCACCGGTACCTGGGCACCCCCGCCGTCCCGTCCGCGCCCGCCGAGCCGACCGGACCGGACGGGACGACCGCACTGAACGGACGCGAGGCCGACCCCACCACCGGGCAGGCCACCGATCCCACCACCGGCCGGGGCGACACGTGACCGCGTCCAACGGCACCGGCCGTACCGTCCTCGCCGCCGCGCACGCGCTGATCGCCCCGCTGACCGAGGCACAGGTCGCCGCGATCCGCGCCGCCGCCGCACCCGACCCGGTGGTGGTCGCCCGGGATCCGGCCACCCAGCTCCGGTACGCCCCCGGCGCGGCCGTTCTCTTCGGTGACATCCAGCCGGAGGTGCTCGACGCCGCACCGAACCTGCGCTGGGTGCAGTCGGTCGGCGCGGGTGTCGACCGGATCGCCGCGCACCTGGCCGGCCGGGACGTCCGGTTGGTCTCCGCCAAGGGCGGGATCGTCGGCGCCCACCTGGCCGAACACGCGTTCGCCCTGCTGCTCGCCCTCACCCGGGGCGTGGCGGCGGTGCTGCGGGAACCGGACTGGACCGACGCGTACCGGATCGCGGTACGGGCGACGCAGTGGGAGTTCACCGATCGGACCATGCTGGTGGTGGGCCTCGGTGGGGCCGGCCGGGCGGTCGCCCGCCGGGCCCGGGGCTTCGAGTTCGCGCGGATCGTCGCGGTCGAGCCGGAGCACGTCGACCCCGGCCCGGACGTGGACCTGCTGGTCACCCCGGACCGGCTGGACGAGGTGCTGCCCACCGCCGACGTGGTGATGCTCACCGTGCCGCTCACCCCGGCCACTCGGAACCTGCTGGACGCCACCCGGATCGCCGCGATGAAACCCGGTGCGATCCTGGTCAACGTCAGCCGGGGCGACCTGGTCGACGAGCCGGCGCTGCGTGCCGCGCTGGTCGACGGGCGGCTCGGCGGGGCCGGGCTGGACGTGGTGGCCCGGGAACCGCTCGCCCCCGACGACCCGTTGTGGCGGCTGCCCAACGTGGTGGTCACCCCGCACATCGCCGGCGGTTCGCCGCGCCGGGCCGAACGGGTGGTCGACCAGTTCTGCGAGAACCTCCGCCGCTGGCGCGCCGGCCAACCCCTCCTCGGCGAATACAACCCCACCCGCGGCTACTAACCCCCTCCCCCACTGTCCCCCGCCCCGTCCCCCCTCCCCATCGTCCCGCCCCGTTGATCATGAAGTTGTTGTTCCCCGCACGGCGTGTCGCGGACAACAACTTCATGGTCAACAGGCGCGGGGGTGGTGGGTGGTGGGGTGGTTAGGGTGGTGGGGTGTTCGAGGGTGTGGGAGAAGTCGATGGGGGCGGGACCGGGGACGGGTCGGGGGGCGGGGCGCGGTCGGTGTCGGCGGCGTTGCCGTCCACGGTGCGGGGGCTGCTCGCGGGGGCGCGGGAGCGTGGGGTGCTGCTGTTCGGGCTGACCCCGCCCCGGCGCAGCGCCAGCCCGGAGCAGGTCGAGGAGATCGCCCGGGTCACCCTGGCCCGGTTGACGCCGCTGGACGTGGACGCGCTGGTGCTCTACGACATCGACGACGAGAGCGACCGCAACCCGGACGAGCGGCCCTTCCCGTACCTGCCGACCATGGACCCGGCGGTGTTCCACGCCGAGCACCTCACCGGCTGGCACCGGCCCACCGTGATCTACCGGTGCGTCGGCAAGTACCGCGATTCGGAGTTGCGGGACTGGCTGGAGGCGACCGACCCGGACCGGGTGGCGACGGTCTTCGTCGGCGCGTCCTCCGGCAGCAAGCTGGTGCACACCGTCCTGTCCCGGGCGCACGCCCTGCGCCGGGACACCCGACCCGAGCTGGCCCTGGGCGGGGTCGCCATCCCCGAGCGGCACACCCGGGGAGGTGACGAGCACCTGCGGCTGCTGGCCAAGCAGGAGCGCGGCTGCGGGTTCTTCGTCACCCAGGTCGTCTACGACGTGGACGCCACCAAGAGCCTGGTGTCGGACTACCACTACACCTGCCGGGAACGCGGGATCGAGCCCCAGCCGATCGTCTTCACGCTCTCGGTCTGCGGTTCGTTGAAGACGTTGTCGTTCCTGAAGTGGTTGGGGGTGGCCGTGCCGCGCTGGTTGGAGAACGCGCTACGGCACGCCGAGGACCCGCTGACCGAGTCGTACGAGCAGTGCCTGGCCAACGCCCGCGAGCTGGCGGCCTTCTGCCGGCGGCTCGGGGTGCCCTTCGGGTTCAACGTGGAGAGCGTGTCGATCCGCAAGGTCGAGATCGACGCGTCGGTCGCTCTGGTCGGCCGGCTCCGTCCGCTGCTACCGGGGTGAAATGGTCACTGTGACCGCGCAGCGAGCCAGGTGAGCGCGGAGCGGGCGTGGTGCAGTACGGAGATGTGCCCGTCCTCGGGGTACAGGCGCAGCTCGGCCCCTGGGCAGTGCCGGGCCAGCCAGCGGCCGTGGTCGCTGGGCACGACCCGGTCGGCACCGCCGTACAGCAGGAGCACCGGCGCGGTGATCCGGCCCGGGTCGCACCCCCACGGGGCGACGTAGCCGAGGTCGTCGTCGATCAGCCCGTCGGGGCCGCCGGCCAGGGCCGGGCCGACGACCTGGTGGAACCAGCCCCACTCCCCTTCCAGGGCGGCCCAGTCCGCCGCCACGAAGCCGGGGTCGCCGTCGGTCGACGCCGCCTCGTGCGCCTCCTTGGCGGCGCGACCCGCTGCGGCGGCCCGCAGGTTCGCCTCCCCGACGGGTGACATGCCGGCGAACCAGTCCAGCCCGGTCGCGGTGAAGGGGGCGAGCGCGGCCCCGGCTACGACGGCGCTCACCCGGTCGGGCCGCAGCGCCGCGCAGGCCAGGGCGAAGCTGCCGCCACCGGAGTGACCCATGACGGCGAACCGGTCGACACCGAGCGCGTCGGCGGCCCGGGTCACGTCGACGGCGACCGAGGCTAGGCTGCGTCCCGGGTGGGCGGTGGAGCCGCCGTA
Proteins encoded in this region:
- a CDS encoding alpha/beta fold hydrolase, which translates into the protein MVEHRDVTLPDGRTLRVYDSGGDGPAVFWHHGTPNIGVPPAPLVSATGPSVRWLSCDRPGYGGSTAHPGRSLASVAVDVTRAADALGVDRFAVMGHSGGGSFALACAALRPDRVSAVVAGAALAPFTATGLDWFAGMSPVGEANLRAAAAGRAAKEAHEAASTDGDPGFVAADWAALEGEWGWFHQVVGPALAGGPDGLIDDDLGYVAPWGCDPGRITAPVLLLYGGADRVVPSDHGRWLARHCPGAELRLYPEDGHISVLHHARSALTWLAARSQ